One Clupea harengus chromosome 12, Ch_v2.0.2, whole genome shotgun sequence DNA segment encodes these proteins:
- the lmo4a gene encoding LIM domain transcription factor LMO4a, whose amino-acid sequence MVNSRVESSSVSVTGGGSAQRSCAGCGGRIADRFLLFSMERYWHTRCLKCSCCQAQLGEIGTTCYSKGGMILCRNDYIRLFGHSGACSACGQSIPASEMVMRAQGNVYHLKCFTCATCRNRLVPGDRFHYVNGTIFCEHDRPGGALLSSHLAPLQSNTLLPDQKVC is encoded by the exons ATGGTGAACAGCCGGGTGGAGTCCTCGTCCGTGTCCGTGACCGGGGGCGGCTCAGCGCAGCGCTCGTGCGCCGGCTGCGGCGGCCGCATCGCCGACCGCTTCCTGCTCTTCTCCATGGAGCGCTACTGGCACACGCGCTGCCTCAAGTGCTCTTGCTGCCAGGCCCAGCTGGGGGAAATCGGCACCACCTGCTACAGCAAAGGAGGCATGATCCTCTGCCGGAATGATTACATCAG GCTCTTCGGTCACAGCGGAGCATGTAGTGCGTGCGGGCAGTCCATCCCTGCCAGCGAGATGGTCATGAGGGCACAAGGGAATGTTTACCACCTCAAG TGCTTCACCTGTGCCACCTGCAGGAACCGCCTCGTTCCAGGCGACCGCTTCCACTACGTCAACGGCACCATCTTCTGCGAGCACGACCGGCCAGGAGGAGCGCTCCTCAGCTCGCACCTCGCCCCTCTGCAGAGCAACACCCTCCTACCAGACCAGAAG GTGTGCTGA